One stretch of Ornithinimicrobium ciconiae DNA includes these proteins:
- a CDS encoding VanZ family protein translates to MDRVPQRLVGILLITVTPSGSYADSGSCALRDWTPIQPSRLFTLNHDALNVWVFFALGLATTALPGRSFFIGVGLACLTPPVIELVQYLLPALGRSCQSGDLVSNWTGAVVALLIAAGVRTLRRRL, encoded by the coding sequence ATGGACCGTGTTCCTCAGCGTTTGGTAGGCATCCTTCTGATCACCGTTACCCCGAGCGGCAGCTACGCAGACAGCGGCTCGTGTGCGCTACGTGACTGGACACCAATCCAACCGAGCCGGCTGTTCACGCTGAACCATGACGCCCTAAACGTTTGGGTTTTCTTCGCATTGGGACTTGCCACCACGGCGTTGCCCGGGCGCAGCTTCTTCATTGGTGTCGGTCTTGCGTGCCTGACTCCGCCGGTCATCGAGTTGGTCCAGTACCTGTTGCCCGCCCTTGGTCGTTCATGTCAGTCGGGTGACCTCGTGAGCAACTGGACAGGCGCCGTTGTGGCCCTACTGATCGCTGCTGGGGTACGAACCCTCCGTCGGAGATTGTGA
- a CDS encoding GNAT family N-acetyltransferase, which translates to MPVTIRLARLDDLSAIERFALDVVPAHYAPILGHEGARAQLQWWTTERMKPAVEASRVHVAVEGEKIIGVVQIGVLGEDHVVWKLYLAPEFRGQSIGADLLQQAIEPLRRVTDHVLVEHFAGNTEAAKFYEREGWTVVSVEPSRSGDPNAAVVWRRTTWAT; encoded by the coding sequence ATGCCTGTAACTATTCGCCTGGCCCGCCTTGACGACCTCTCCGCCATCGAGCGATTCGCGCTCGACGTCGTCCCTGCTCACTACGCTCCGATCCTCGGCCATGAAGGCGCACGAGCACAACTGCAGTGGTGGACGACGGAGCGGATGAAGCCGGCCGTCGAAGCCAGTCGCGTCCATGTCGCAGTCGAGGGCGAGAAGATCATAGGAGTGGTGCAGATCGGTGTTCTGGGCGAAGACCACGTCGTATGGAAGCTGTATCTGGCGCCTGAGTTTCGCGGGCAGTCCATAGGGGCAGATCTACTGCAGCAAGCCATCGAACCCCTCCGAAGGGTGACCGACCACGTCCTTGTCGAGCACTTCGCCGGGAACACCGAGGCCGCCAAGTTCTACGAACGAGAGGGCTGGACCGTCGTGAGCGTTGAACCGTCTCGGAGCGGCGACCCCAACGCCGCGGTCGTCTGGCGCCGGACCACGTGGGCCACCTGA
- a CDS encoding ArsR/SmtB family transcription factor, with product MTSDGMSVPAAPAGSDGLVVAAALFHGLSDPSRLAILQHLTLGEHRVRDLTEHLGLAQSTVSAHLACLRDCGLVVSRPEGRASMFSLTSAPELLGVLDAAERLLASSGYAVALCPNYGVGTEGNPAPDQLRTHAGQEEGV from the coding sequence ATGACATCGGACGGCATGAGCGTGCCGGCGGCGCCTGCAGGGAGTGACGGGCTGGTGGTGGCGGCGGCGCTGTTCCACGGCCTGTCGGACCCTTCCCGGCTGGCGATCCTGCAGCACCTGACCCTGGGCGAGCACCGCGTCCGGGACCTCACAGAGCATCTGGGGCTGGCGCAGTCGACGGTGAGCGCGCACCTGGCGTGCCTGCGCGACTGCGGCCTGGTCGTGTCCCGGCCAGAAGGCCGCGCCTCGATGTTCTCGCTGACCAGTGCGCCCGAGTTGCTGGGCGTCCTCGACGCCGCGGAGCGGCTGCTCGCCTCCTCGGGGTACGCGGTGGCCCTGTGCCCGAACTACGGCGTCGGGACCGAAGGCAATCCCGCCCCGGACCAGCTGCGAACCCACGCCGGGCAGGAGGAGGGGGTGTGA
- a CDS encoding TIGR02391 family protein encodes MANYSVDYLKRLNACVIDFESAFETWMDTQVETDHLSSRGLFPTVWTKDGEDEAKVRKLELAVAEAAGPASSAVSVTGSYIAVQGIGVIDPIANWSMMRNPKALLTPREVRTVAATVRGRLAALITDAEAAATTDVPAFSPALMHPVVWAGAAAHWTSHQYRVAVREAAEALTVHWKERLGRNDIDDTPFWQQTLSSGEAEPGRPKLRWPGDLEDKTTKSMRGGLEPLAKSLNGLATGLNLTVRNVTTHTRDELSEQEAMERLAAYSYLARLLDTCEIDRVE; translated from the coding sequence ATGGCCAACTACTCCGTGGACTACCTCAAGAGGCTGAACGCGTGTGTGATCGACTTCGAGAGCGCGTTTGAGACTTGGATGGACACCCAAGTCGAAACAGATCACCTTTCCTCGCGCGGTCTCTTCCCGACGGTCTGGACGAAAGACGGCGAAGATGAGGCGAAGGTGCGCAAGCTGGAGTTGGCCGTCGCTGAGGCTGCTGGTCCCGCATCGAGCGCGGTCAGCGTCACTGGCTCCTACATAGCGGTCCAAGGAATCGGGGTGATCGACCCGATCGCCAACTGGTCGATGATGCGCAACCCGAAGGCGCTGCTCACCCCCAGGGAGGTGCGCACCGTTGCTGCCACCGTTCGCGGCCGTCTCGCAGCGCTCATTACCGACGCTGAGGCCGCGGCGACTACCGACGTTCCCGCCTTCTCACCCGCACTCATGCATCCCGTGGTGTGGGCCGGGGCAGCAGCGCATTGGACCTCTCACCAATACCGCGTTGCTGTCAGGGAAGCGGCAGAGGCCCTCACGGTGCATTGGAAAGAACGGCTAGGGCGCAACGACATTGATGACACTCCGTTCTGGCAGCAGACCCTGTCCAGCGGGGAAGCCGAGCCTGGCCGGCCAAAATTGCGCTGGCCGGGAGATTTGGAAGACAAGACGACGAAGAGCATGCGGGGAGGTCTAGAACCTCTCGCCAAGTCGCTGAACGGGCTGGCGACGGGGCTCAACCTGACCGTTCGGAACGTGACCACGCACACACGAGACGAGCTCAGCGAGCAAGAAGCCATGGAACGCCTGGCCGCCTACAGCTACCTCGCTCGCCTGCTCGACACCTGCGAAATCGATCGGGTGGAGTAG